GTTCTTTGGGGCTGTGCGTGAGGCGTGTCAACGTCTCGCGTTCTTTGCTCGGTGAGTTGAGTGCGACGGTGCGATGCTCGGGCAGCGGTCAGCTCCTGTTACAACAAGCTCACGACATTGCGCACGTGCACTTCCGGTTCGGGAGTTTAAACGCAAACGTCAACTTTGATCCTTCTGTTCCCATACGTTGCTATCTTGACACGTTTGTCATACGTTATGTAGTAATTCAAAGCAATTACTTTGatatattttaagtttttttaatCACCTGTTGAATTCGTAAATTTGCTCTTTTACACATAAATTAACTGTCTCAGATCTTCAATTTTTTTGAGTGGCAAGATCTATAAATCTTGCATTGTCGATCTAATGCAATGCAAATATTCcagattgtattttttatgcatttttaattatattttagctTTTACCATATCAataaacaaccacaaaaaaatcatttctttgAGAGCAAACTTAAAAATTCAGCAGGGGATCAAATTATGATTTCCCCCCTCTTCACTGACACGTGTTACTTCttttgtatactgtactgtatatgaactTAATTGGAAAATCATCTGAGCAGGTTTGCTCAGTTTTTTGCCAAATACATTTTAGACCTACCACTTGTACCCCAGGCCTCCATTTTGTCTTGCACTTTGTCAAGATGCCTGTGCGCCCCactttgaaagctttttttttaaattgtgttaaaGTGtggtcagggaaaaaaaactactacgTAGAAAAAAAAGGTGGTTACTACAAATACAACTGCTTATGTGTAGCAAAGACTTTGCCTCCCCCGTGTGGAGACAACATGAACAACAGAATTTAAAAGCCCTCTTTGCTCTTTCTTTTGAACTCTAAATCCGAATAGCTGTTTTTGCAAAAGCCAGACatggcaatatttttttcataaatgcaaaccaaacatCTATGCATTTAATTTGTATACAGGTTGTCCTCTTGTGGGTCACGCGTGACCTGGAGCCTatcaattgcagggtacatatagacacacaaCCACTCAGtttctatggacaatttagtcttcaattagcataatatatatgtttttggaatgtggaagggaATCCTGTGTATCAAGGTTCGAATCCTAAACCTCACGCACACATGCTGCCCTGAAAGCCAAACAGTTCCTCTTCAATATGTGGCTAtttgcaaacaaaatgaaagaagTATCAAAGTTAGTcaagcaaaacattttattgttgtagcaaaatgtcacttttcatAACTCTTTACCGTGACACATTTCAGCCTTGTCTCTGCTTATGTCTCGGATTGGTCTTGCAGAAGACAAACAAGCGGCCCCTTCGTCGCACGAAGAAACAGTCTTTGCAGCGTCTTCTCAGGGCAGACTTTGTTTTCATCCCATCAGCGGGCTGGATGCAGGGAAGATGCCGACATTGTCCCAGCAACGACGGTCCGCACGCAGCAGGCTGGATGCCGCTGACGCTGGCTGATAACGGAAGGCGAGGTGCTGCGCTGAGGCTGTACAGACATCGGTAGGAAGCAACTGCGGGTAAATAGTTCCAAGTTAACCGATTCATCTGGGCCACCTGCCGGGTGAAGGATACAGCCAGGTGCTGCAAGAAGTGAGAGGCCATTCGGTCAAGACCTAAAGTAATGAGAAGgaacagcccaaaaaaaaaaaagatgaaaaggaTTTCCATATTATAACACAATAAACTATTTATATAGgcaattttaaacaaatttcaGTGGAGCTGTATAACACATTGCCTGCGAATGGCGAAAAATCTGAGTGATCGACAACCCTAATTTTACAGCCTGatggaaagagcacaaaaaacgCATCTATAGTGGTGcattgacttacgagtttaaccTGCTCCATGAGCAAGCTCGTAACACAATACACTTAAATCTAAAATCATATTTACCGATTTAACTAAATGGAAATGTCATGGCAGTCATCTCTCCCACCTCCGCATTGGGCTCGTGttcacgccttggccaccaggaggcagtataacacagacagACTGACGAAGCTGCAGAAATATGTTGTATTCCGAGGTGGATGCATGTATTGCTGCACCATATGTGATCAATTCAAAACGTCAATGCTATTCGTTGAACACCTCCCtgccataaatacaaacaaataaaagacaAGCACGGCGGAAACTGATCTTAACTGTCTTTTTGAGCGGCGTGAGGAGTCACGACGTAATCTATCATTGTGCTCTGTTCGTAACCTCGAAGCAGTTCCGCCCTAAATCAGAGGCCGTTTTTAATGCAGTTGTACCCAATGAAGTCGCCGATAATAATCATTTTAGTCTACGACTCGCTTGCGGTATTTCAACGCCATAAATCAGCTATATTATCATTTCTCCGTGGGGTACTATCAAATCAAATAACAAGGAAATACCTTAAAGTCGCTCGTCGATAATTTAAACAGGGTGAGCGGCCCTCGAATTTGGGTTTTGATCGTCACGACACAACCGCGATGCAGGGTCAAATCAGTATACAGCTATTTCCGGTTATGCGTTAACTTACTTTTGTCCTGAGTTTTGTCTCGCAGCTAGTTTACTCGTCAATTAATAGTTTAAAACGAAATTATAACAATTTGTTATGGATGTTATCCCCCATAAAATCCAAATATATTGCAAATTAAACTATGTGATTGTGAAATACGTTTTGTTTGAAGCCGAGCTATATACCTGTAAGACAAAATTCGGAGCTTTAACATCTCAGTCATATACCGCAAAGCAGTCTGGGAAGGCAACTCGCTGCAAACATGGCGGCCGCTGTCACTAGAGTCTTGTCCTTCAGTAAAAATCTTAAGGTGTTTGTTTCTCCTTTGAGGCTTTCTGCTGTGCCTGCACACCGTTACAGCGTGGAGGTTTCCACCACTGGTGAGCGCATCACACACACTGGACAGGTACGTTTACTCGAGACTAGTTTTATTGTGTATGTCATCTTGAGAAGATAGCAAGAATTTGTGCGTTGACTGCGCCATTGGTTATCAAACGACATCCACCTTTCCCAAATTGTTGTAGGttaatgcatttgttttgttggtaGGTTTTTGATGCAAAAGACCCAAGGAGGGCCAGATTTGTTGGCAGACAGAAAGAGGTAAGAGTCCTACTTGGCGAG
This is a stretch of genomic DNA from Phycodurus eques isolate BA_2022a chromosome 20, UOR_Pequ_1.1, whole genome shotgun sequence. It encodes these proteins:
- the ndufs6 gene encoding NADH dehydrogenase [ubiquinone] iron-sulfur protein 6, mitochondrial, translating into MAAAVTRVLSFSKNLKVFVSPLRLSAVPAHRYSVEVSTTGERITHTGQVFDAKDPRRARFVGRQKEVTNNWGIKLVAEEGVTDVEAHVVSCDGGGGALGHPKVYINLDKDTKVGTCGYCGLQFKQKHHH